The Patagioenas fasciata isolate bPatFas1 chromosome 3, bPatFas1.hap1, whole genome shotgun sequence genome contains a region encoding:
- the EIF2AK2 gene encoding interferon-induced, double-stranded RNA-activated protein kinase isoform X1, producing the protein MEREYMEKINNYCQKKGLTLDYADVDRTGPSHCPEFTVMVKINGENYGTGTGKNKKEAKAIAAKVTWEIIERQPESPSDMQAAKSTSPVTISPVQTNDFVSLLNIYSQKTSQIVDYRNIDRTGDAHAPMFSYSCTISGFVYGIGAGTSVAAAKQAAAKQAFEKLQKEDTLTFRSEKSDRNSTFSKHSNSSRVATQSESDSICFEDSAPKLVVKKEVHEKPSPSQRNPNAVKPKRKLAANFDSAKNNEEAKRMSDSNESLEDLDTNTSKNQSPYTVNKRFLEDFKNIEPVGEGGFGNVFKATSKLDEKTYAVKRVRFTKDVRREVKELARLDHENVVRYHSCWKGYDRVTLPDSGYDTVTWADSRQKSDKEIPCLFIQMDFCEKGPLENWITKHRQDKEYHKMAKTKFLQILKGVNYIHSEGLIHRDLKPQNIFISHEDKIKIGDFGLVTSQASETLTENRGTKSYMAPEQFGDTYGKEVDIYALGLIGFEILSGISCHEKSKVWPNIKEGKLPERFINEFPTEASIIKKMLSGHPKGRYSSTHDAITFLMLSNIELVIFEMFDFFFFFLNVFVYFSSTFLLGTVYSSNCHYLKIKGPLKCTYYILKKKKPTKHHTTTWSVTI; encoded by the exons ATGGAACGTGAGTATATGGAGAAGATAAACAATTACTGTCAAAAGAAGGGACTTACACTGGATTATGCCGATGTCGACAGGACCGGCCCAAGTCATTGTCCTGA GTTCACAGTTATGGTTAAAATAAATGGTGAAAATTATGGTACTGGCACTGGTAAAAACAAGAAGGAAGCAAAAGCAATAGCAGCAAAAGTAACCTGGGAAATTATTGAAAGACAG CCAGAGAGTCCTTCAGATATGCAAGCTGCAAAATCAACAAGTCCAGTGACCATATCACCCGTACAAACCAATGACTTTGTCAGCCTACTGAATATCTATTCACAAAAGACATCACAAATAGTTGATTATCGTAACATAGACCGTACTGGAGATGCCCATGCTCCCAT GTTTTCTTATAGCTGTACAATTAGCGGGTTTGTGTATGGAATTGGCGCTGGAACTTCTGTAGCCGCTGCAAAACAAGCTGCTGCAAAACAAGCATTTGAGAAGCTACAAAAGGAAGACACTCTAACA tttagAAGTGAAAAATCTGACAGAAATTCTACATTTAGCAAACATAGTAATTCCTCTCGAGTGGCAACTCAGTCTGAATCAGA CAGTATTTGCTTTGAAGACTCAGCTCCAAAATTAGTAGTAAAAAAGGAAGTACATGAAAAGCCTTCACCTTCTCAG AGAAACCCAAATGCCGTGAAACCCAAAAG AAAATTGGCAGCTAATTTTGATAGTGCAAAAAACAACGAAGAGGCAAAAAGGATGTCAGATTCAAATGAAAGCTTGGAAGATTTGGATACAAATACCAGTAAGAACCAAAGTCCATATACTGTGAATAAAAG atTTCTCgaggattttaaaaatatagaacCTGTTGGTGAAGGTGGTTTTGGGAATGTTTTCAAAGCCACATCAAAACTTGATGAGAAAACCTACGCAGTCAAACGCGTTCGCTTCACAAA AGATGTGAGGCGTGAAGTAAAAGAACTTGCAAGACTTGACCATGAAAATGTAGTGCGGTATCATTCTTGTTGGAAAGGATATGACCGTGTAACTTTGCCAGACTCTGGATATGACACTGTAACTTGGGCAGACTCCAG GCAGAAGTCAGACAAAGAAATTCCCTGTCTTTTCATCCAAATGGACTTTTGTGAAAAAGGACCATTGGAAAACTGGATTACAAAGCATAGACAAGACAAGGAGTATCACAAGATGGCAAAAACCAAATTTTTACAAATACTGAAAGGAGTGAACTATATCCATTCTGAAGGGTTAATTCATCGAGACCTCAAG cctCAGAATATATTCATATCAcatgaagataaaataaaaataggtgACTTCGGTCTTGTGACTTCTCAGGCGTCTGAAACTCTGACTGAGAACAGGGGAACAAAATCATATATGGCACCAGAACAG TTTGGGGACACATATGGAAAGGAAGTAGATATTTATGCACTGGGATTAATTGGGTTTGAAATTCTTTCGGGAATCAGCTGTCATGAGAAATCTAAG GTATGGCCTAATATCAAAGAAGGTAAACTTCCAGAGCGCTTCATCAATGAATTTCCAACTGAG GCATCCATAATCAAAAAGATGCTTTCAGGACATCCTAAAGGAAGATACTCT AGCACCCATGATGCCATTACCTTCTTAATGTTAAGTAATATTGAGCTTGTAATTTttgaaatgtttgattttttttttttttttttaaatgtatttgtatACTTCAGCAGTACCTTTCTATTAGGGACTGTTTATAGTAGCAACTGCCATTACCTTAAAATAAAAGGTCCATTAAAATGTACTTattatatattgaaaaaaaaaaaaccaaccaaacaccacaCAACAACATGGTCTGTTACTATTTAA
- the EIF2AK2 gene encoding interferon-induced, double-stranded RNA-activated protein kinase isoform X2 encodes MEREYMEKINNYCQKKGLTLDYADVDRTGPSHCPEFTVMVKINGENYGTGTGKNKKEAKAIAAKVTWEIIERQPESPSDMQAAKSTSPVTISPVQTNDFVSLLNIYSQKTSQIVDYRNIDRTGDAHAPMFSYSCTISGFVYGIGAGTSVAAAKQAAAKQAFEKLQKEDTLTFRSEKSDRNSTFSKHSNSSRVATQSESDSICFEDSAPKLVVKKEVHEKPSPSQRNPNAVKPKRKLAANFDSAKNNEEAKRMSDSNESLEDLDTNTSKNQSPYTVNKRFLEDFKNIEPVGEGGFGNVFKATSKLDEKTYAVKRVRFTKDVRREVKELARLDHENVVRYHSCWKGYDRVTLPDSGYDTVTWADSRQKSDKEIPCLFIQMDFCEKGPLENWITKHRQDKEYHKMAKTKFLQILKGVNYIHSEGLIHRDLKPQNIFISHEDKIKIGDFGLVTSQASETLTENRGTKSYMAPEQFGDTYGKEVDIYALGLIGFEILSGISCHEKSKVWPNIKEGKLPERFINEFPTEASIIKKMLSGHPKGRYSVSKILEFFECVDKDNSLQTRSY; translated from the exons ATGGAACGTGAGTATATGGAGAAGATAAACAATTACTGTCAAAAGAAGGGACTTACACTGGATTATGCCGATGTCGACAGGACCGGCCCAAGTCATTGTCCTGA GTTCACAGTTATGGTTAAAATAAATGGTGAAAATTATGGTACTGGCACTGGTAAAAACAAGAAGGAAGCAAAAGCAATAGCAGCAAAAGTAACCTGGGAAATTATTGAAAGACAG CCAGAGAGTCCTTCAGATATGCAAGCTGCAAAATCAACAAGTCCAGTGACCATATCACCCGTACAAACCAATGACTTTGTCAGCCTACTGAATATCTATTCACAAAAGACATCACAAATAGTTGATTATCGTAACATAGACCGTACTGGAGATGCCCATGCTCCCAT GTTTTCTTATAGCTGTACAATTAGCGGGTTTGTGTATGGAATTGGCGCTGGAACTTCTGTAGCCGCTGCAAAACAAGCTGCTGCAAAACAAGCATTTGAGAAGCTACAAAAGGAAGACACTCTAACA tttagAAGTGAAAAATCTGACAGAAATTCTACATTTAGCAAACATAGTAATTCCTCTCGAGTGGCAACTCAGTCTGAATCAGA CAGTATTTGCTTTGAAGACTCAGCTCCAAAATTAGTAGTAAAAAAGGAAGTACATGAAAAGCCTTCACCTTCTCAG AGAAACCCAAATGCCGTGAAACCCAAAAG AAAATTGGCAGCTAATTTTGATAGTGCAAAAAACAACGAAGAGGCAAAAAGGATGTCAGATTCAAATGAAAGCTTGGAAGATTTGGATACAAATACCAGTAAGAACCAAAGTCCATATACTGTGAATAAAAG atTTCTCgaggattttaaaaatatagaacCTGTTGGTGAAGGTGGTTTTGGGAATGTTTTCAAAGCCACATCAAAACTTGATGAGAAAACCTACGCAGTCAAACGCGTTCGCTTCACAAA AGATGTGAGGCGTGAAGTAAAAGAACTTGCAAGACTTGACCATGAAAATGTAGTGCGGTATCATTCTTGTTGGAAAGGATATGACCGTGTAACTTTGCCAGACTCTGGATATGACACTGTAACTTGGGCAGACTCCAG GCAGAAGTCAGACAAAGAAATTCCCTGTCTTTTCATCCAAATGGACTTTTGTGAAAAAGGACCATTGGAAAACTGGATTACAAAGCATAGACAAGACAAGGAGTATCACAAGATGGCAAAAACCAAATTTTTACAAATACTGAAAGGAGTGAACTATATCCATTCTGAAGGGTTAATTCATCGAGACCTCAAG cctCAGAATATATTCATATCAcatgaagataaaataaaaataggtgACTTCGGTCTTGTGACTTCTCAGGCGTCTGAAACTCTGACTGAGAACAGGGGAACAAAATCATATATGGCACCAGAACAG TTTGGGGACACATATGGAAAGGAAGTAGATATTTATGCACTGGGATTAATTGGGTTTGAAATTCTTTCGGGAATCAGCTGTCATGAGAAATCTAAG GTATGGCCTAATATCAAAGAAGGTAAACTTCCAGAGCGCTTCATCAATGAATTTCCAACTGAG GCATCCATAATCAAAAAGATGCTTTCAGGACATCCTAAAGGAAGATACTCTGTATCTAAAATACTTGAATTTTTTGAGTGTGTTGATAAAGACAATTCACTTCAAACTCGTAGTTATTAA
- the GPATCH11 gene encoding G patch domain-containing protein 11 isoform X2, with translation MEEDEEEDYMSDSFIKQDVRPGLPMVRRVKQAFQKEEKQKEANEKSRQKSIKEEEKERRDLVLKSALGSENKGFALLQKMGYKSGQALGKSGEGIVEPIPLNIKTGRSGLGHEELKKRKAEEKLENYRQKLHMKIQANEQAADQFRIRFKNKQEERKMEGDLRKSQRACQQLDTQKTLKIYLQTALETVLQIITKAFLKEGFLDKYV, from the exons atggaggaagatgaagaggaagacTACATGTCTGATTCATTTATTAA ACAGGACGTAAGGCCAGGCTTGCCCATGGTGAGGCGGGTGAAGCAAGcttttcagaaagaagaaaagcaaaaagaagccaATGAGAAGAGCAGACAAAAGAgtataaaagaagaagaaaaagagagacgtGACTTGGTATTGAAAAGTGCATTGGGCAGTGAGAACAAAGGCTTTGCTTTGCTCCAGAAGATGGGCTACAAGAGTGGCCAGGCCCTTGGCAAAAGCG GTGAAGGCATTGTTGAACCTATTCCTCTGAACATTAAAACAG GTAGAAGCGGGCTTGGTCATGAGGAATTAAAAAAgcgaaaagctgaagaaaaactggAAAACTATAGACAAAAACTCCATATGAAAATACAAGCAAACGAGCAAGCTGCAGATCAGTTCAG AATACgattcaaaaacaaacaagaagaacGTAAGATGGAAGGGGACCTTAGAAAAAGCCAGAGGGCCTGCCAGCAACTAGATACGCAAAAA ACTCTGAAGATTTATCTTCAAACTGCCCTGGAGACAGTGCTGCAGATCATAACTAAAGCCTTTTTGAAGGAAGGATTCCTAGATAAGTATGTATAG
- the GPATCH11 gene encoding G patch domain-containing protein 11 isoform X1, whose amino-acid sequence MEEDEEEDYMSDSFIKQDVRPGLPMVRRVKQAFQKEEKQKEANEKSRQKSIKEEEKERRDLVLKSALGSENKGFALLQKMGYKSGQALGKSGEGIVEPIPLNIKTGRSGLGHEELKKRKAEEKLENYRQKLHMKIQANEQAADQFRIRFKNKQEERKMEGDLRKSQRACQQLDTQKAIDVPKETWYWLEPEEEDKKDEEDKEDEYTSSDLSVSEKLHILTAYLREEHFYCIWCGTTYEDSEDLSSNCPGDSAADHN is encoded by the exons atggaggaagatgaagaggaagacTACATGTCTGATTCATTTATTAA ACAGGACGTAAGGCCAGGCTTGCCCATGGTGAGGCGGGTGAAGCAAGcttttcagaaagaagaaaagcaaaaagaagccaATGAGAAGAGCAGACAAAAGAgtataaaagaagaagaaaaagagagacgtGACTTGGTATTGAAAAGTGCATTGGGCAGTGAGAACAAAGGCTTTGCTTTGCTCCAGAAGATGGGCTACAAGAGTGGCCAGGCCCTTGGCAAAAGCG GTGAAGGCATTGTTGAACCTATTCCTCTGAACATTAAAACAG GTAGAAGCGGGCTTGGTCATGAGGAATTAAAAAAgcgaaaagctgaagaaaaactggAAAACTATAGACAAAAACTCCATATGAAAATACAAGCAAACGAGCAAGCTGCAGATCAGTTCAG AATACgattcaaaaacaaacaagaagaacGTAAGATGGAAGGGGACCTTAGAAAAAGCCAGAGGGCCTGCCAGCAACTAGATACGCAAAAA GCTATTGATGTTCCCAAGGAGACTTGGTATTGGCTAGAACCAGAAGAGGAAGACAAAAAGGATGAGGAAGACAAGGAAGATGAATACACAAGCTCAGACTTAAGT GTATCAGAAAAGCTACACATTCTGACTGCCTATTTGAGAGAAGAACACTTCTATTGCATTTGGTGTGGAACAACCTATGAAG ACTCTGAAGATTTATCTTCAAACTGCCCTGGAGACAGTGCTGCAGATCATAACTAA